The following coding sequences are from one Prochlorococcus marinus CUG1438 window:
- the dnaB gene encoding replicative DNA helicase: MVSVPFPNNGQNKNFKKDFNSENSGLVPPQNVQAEEAVLGGILLDPDAIGRIADLIKPEAFYINAHQEIYRTALMLHTQGKPTDLTSMSAWLADNGSLEKIGGNSKLVELVENVSSTASIEQVANLINDKFMRRQLIRSGNEVVQLGFDQTQDTNEVLDKAEQKIFEISQEKPSKGLTQAAEILTSTFNEIESRSLGTSVAGIPVNFYDLDAMTQGFQRSDLIIVAGRPSMGKTSIVLNLAKNVAQSQDLPVCVFSLEMSKEQLTYRLLSMEVGIESGRLRTGRLQQDEWPLLGEGINSLGQLPIFIDDKPNLGVLEMRSLCRRLIAEQKKELGLIVIDYLQLMEGTTPDNRVQELSRITRGLKSMARELKVPVVALSQLSRGVESRTNKRPMLSDLRESGSIEQDADLVLMIYRDEYYNPETEDRGITEIIVTKHRNGPVGTVKLLFEPQFTRFRNLAN, encoded by the coding sequence ATGGTTTCCGTACCTTTTCCAAATAATGGGCAAAATAAAAATTTTAAAAAAGATTTTAATAGTGAAAACTCTGGATTAGTTCCTCCTCAAAACGTTCAAGCAGAGGAAGCTGTTCTTGGGGGCATACTTCTTGATCCAGACGCGATCGGAAGAATTGCAGACTTAATTAAACCTGAAGCTTTTTATATAAATGCCCATCAAGAGATTTATAGAACAGCATTAATGTTGCATACCCAGGGGAAACCAACTGATTTAACGTCAATGAGTGCTTGGTTAGCAGATAATGGATCACTAGAAAAAATTGGAGGAAACAGCAAACTGGTAGAACTAGTTGAAAATGTTTCCTCTACAGCTTCCATAGAACAAGTTGCTAATTTAATTAACGACAAATTCATGAGAAGGCAACTTATCAGATCTGGGAATGAAGTGGTTCAACTAGGTTTTGATCAAACTCAAGATACTAATGAAGTTCTAGATAAAGCAGAGCAAAAAATATTTGAAATCAGCCAAGAAAAACCTTCAAAAGGCCTGACTCAGGCAGCTGAAATCCTTACTAGCACTTTCAATGAAATAGAGTCCAGATCATTAGGTACTTCAGTAGCTGGAATTCCTGTGAATTTTTACGATCTTGATGCGATGACCCAAGGTTTTCAGAGAAGTGATTTAATAATTGTTGCTGGAAGACCTTCAATGGGGAAAACTTCAATAGTTCTTAACCTAGCTAAAAATGTTGCACAATCTCAAGATTTACCTGTGTGCGTATTTAGCCTTGAAATGAGTAAAGAACAGTTGACATATAGATTACTCTCTATGGAAGTTGGAATCGAGAGTGGCAGGCTAAGAACAGGAAGACTACAGCAAGATGAATGGCCTTTACTTGGAGAAGGTATCAATTCATTAGGTCAATTACCAATATTTATAGATGACAAACCTAACTTAGGTGTTTTAGAGATGAGATCACTGTGCAGAAGATTAATTGCTGAACAAAAAAAAGAATTAGGATTGATTGTTATTGATTACCTCCAGTTAATGGAAGGAACAACCCCTGATAATAGAGTACAAGAACTTTCACGAATAACTAGAGGTCTTAAAAGCATGGCTAGAGAATTAAAAGTACCAGTTGTAGCTTTATCTCAGCTTAGTAGAGGGGTAGAATCTAGAACAAATAAAAGACCAATGTTAAGCGATCTAAGAGAATCAGGATCTATTGAACAAGACGCAGATTTAGTATTAATGATTTATAGAGATGAATACTATAATCCAGAGACTGAAGATAGAGGTATTACAGAGATCATTGTCACTAAACATAGAAATGGACCCGTGGGAACTGTTAAATTATTATTTGAACCTCAATTTACGAGATTTAGGAATTTAGCTAATTAA